cgattttgcaattattttatttcatttttgttacatttttttggTTATCTCCTTAGCTTTCTTtcagatttttctttttttattattgtacTTTTTTATTACCTGTCAATTTTTCTACTCATATTGGATTTTCTATTTAGTTTCTGGATATTATTTTACCCATGGTTCCCGGTCTTCCGACCTTTTCGTACATATTTCGCATCTATCCAAGACCGTTATGATGTTATGTTCGGTTGAGAGtcatttttataaataattagAAATACGTTCGTCAAACACCCATTCGAAATGTAGCTGTCTTACCCTTAACAATATGCTATATAGCAAATGGCTTTGCCACCTGTTTAGCTATGGATCAACGACTCAGACACACTTATCCTTTCGTGTTGTCTAGTTATCATTGTTTTTGATCCAAGTTGACTTCAGCTGATTCTTTCCaatccattttattttattttttccattaaTCGCTgtaatgatttttcatttaaatatgGTTTCATTTAAAACATCCAATGTTGCAGCTGATATTGCTTGTAGTGaaataaaatgtgtttttcatccacagtaaaaaagaaaaaaaaacccaaagaaAGTAACAATATCATTTCTACAGGTAGCTAAAATTTCGCTTCTTTGATCGTCTCGCGTTGATTCCGATTGCTTGCCATCCTTTTATATGTTGGCGTCAAGGACTATTAAATGTtacttgtttcattttcaagcTTATCTCTTTCGTATCAACATCAGAGAGTTGTTTCACAATATAATTTACCGTACACATATCATGAGTTACTAGGTTACTGTAATTGTATCATAGATGCTCATATGCCTCATCTgagagaaaatcaaagttaTTGGATGCTCGAACAGCTTTATTCAATTATTTTGTGCAACACAATGAACAAATTATTGCGGTTTTTCTaaagaaaatgtatttttttatgaaggATCTTTGGAgcttttgtttatttcgtttcatATGCATCCATATCCATATATTCTCTCTTTACATGATGTTCTTGTATGCTCGTAACGATTAATGAATGGATATACCACATACTTTATTCTTAACCATTTTGGTCATGGTTGGTAAAAGATACCAATTCATCCGCAGCGACTAGATCAGATTTTTACCGAAAAATATGCGCTGGGATATACACTTGTTTGGATAGcgttatgttttcatttcgatatATTCAGATTTCGCTATTTGCTAAATgaccattgttgttgtttaaatAAGGCGTGTGTAACAACACAGAAAACAAAGTAATTATGTGGGATAGTATGctattatatttttaattattagaCTGCGCATTAAACGAAATGGTTCCATGTTCGCCGCGGATACCAAAAATCAAGAATTTCTCAATCAAAAAATGCGCCATCGTAACTAACATTGTTATTTCTGTTGCACTTTAAAAGTAAAAGAACAAAGATTTATTTCTACGCGCGTTGTTGGATGCACACATATCAGTGGATATGCACAGATGAATACATacaattacatttttttaatgatatCGAAAGCAAACTTCTTAATGACGCATTGGACACAACGATTCCGACGATATATTATGTTCCATCTTCAATCGTGCATACATCAAACATTTACACAAACAGAATAGAATTGCGATGCATGGGCTAGGTTTCGAAATCGTAGAGATTTATATGCAAAAAATCCATAAGGACCAAATAATATTGACCATTATTATAACCATTTCTGTATAAAACCATACTTATACAAAAGCAATatatgaaacataaaaaactgaacacaacataaacacaaaaaatcatttgcttTAGAGGCAAAAAAGGCTTTAAGCTTTACAAAAAATTatcgtttaatttttttattgtttcataCAATGAAAATATCAACTGAAAGCTACATTTATTCTTTTCATTGCCCTCATGGTCATCTATAATAAGCGTTAATGATTACTTTGAGTTGATTGTTACTGTTGTGTTGAAATAGATTATAGATCAACATAAAATTTCCTGATGAAAACTTTAAAGAAGCAAATCataatgattaaaaaaattatgtatgtttttttcataaaaatggaTTACATTTGATGACAAATTTACTGTCGAAGTCTATATGGGTAAATCATTTTGAATATGCGATTGATCCACGTCGCACAATGTGTATATACTTTAAAAACACACAATGTgtattaataaaaatatttttgtcTGTTTACAAAATGTATTAAACTAGCCCGCTAATTTGTAACAAAGCCAGTCGTCGAAATCGTCGTAGTAAACGTCCATTCATTGAAAAAATGAGAAACCCCTCAGACTTACTCGCGTAAGCTGTTTACAAGCACTGTGCCTTGCTTCATTCTCATGCTATTTAAAATGGCGAAGAATATAATTTTTTACTAAGTCAAATATTGTAGTTTGATGTTTTTGCAAAGTCAAAATGATGCGTTGGTTATGGGATAcattgcaaaatgaaaaatgtttcattttgttctatCACAGTTTACACTATGATTTGACACATCCCAGGGACTGAGAGTGAGGGAAATGGGGCCGTGATACAGCAAATAAACTCCGGATCCGACTGTATGTTAAAAAACTATGATTTGCATGCGTTAAAgggatttaatttaatcatcATGTTTATTGAGCTTTTAATAGAAAATTAGATGAACTTATCATTCCAAAAATAGTTCAAATAAAATGTCACTATTTTTGTTGTTAGTTCGaaagtagttttttttaacataaaacAGTGTTTGCTTCTTGCTGTAGATTTTTAAATATTCCATTAAAATGCATTGTAATGAAGTGTACATTCTTCACACTATCAATGGCCTGAATCTTGTGTTTAACATTTGGTTTTGAGTTATTCCAAACATTTTCCTGTAAAATAGATttataaatattgaaatgTAATGTAATGGTAATGTTGATCAATTAGCTGTTcaatttataataaaaataacTAACCAACTAGACGTGATGATCTTACTGACGAATGAAAGCCTTTTGTTCCGTCTGGTCCTTTAGGTGCACGGATAACAGTCAAGCGTGGTCCACTGTCATCAGCGGAGTTAAGCTTGATGCGTGAAATAAGACGCTCTGGGCGCGGCCCGTTAGCGTCGACCAGTTTGTTCACATTACAAGCCGACGTCTTTCCGTTGCGCTGTTATATGAGAAGTATAGCGAAATTGAATTAGTATCATGGATAATTAAATATAATTAACAATggtaaataaatataaaatcaCGATGAGTATCCACTTGCCTGATTTGTAACGATCGAAAATTCTACAGAATCGCCAGGATACAAGTTAGCGTTGCCTTGAACCTCGGACAtatggaaaaacaatttttttccttcgtcaaCTTCAAAATCTAGGAAGCCAAACTGTCCTTTGATGGAGTCAACCTTTGCCTGTTTTTTCGTGCGGACGGGTGCGATCTATAAAATAATAACAGGTGCGTGCATAGTCTGGTCAACTAATCTGCAAATTATCTGAAACAACCAATTACCTCCATTGCTCGATTGAGCTCATCGATTTTAAACGTTACAATGTCGTCCTTTTGCAGGAGGTCACGTTTGTTTTTCAAACTTGTTATACCAAATTCGTGAGTAGAAAGGTAATCACCATGTTCATTTTTCACTTGTACCAATCCACAATATTCTACCTGATCTGGATTGATACATCTTAGGGGGCGCATGACGGAACCATTAAAGCTGGCTGGTAAAGTCTTTGCTTGCGGAATTGTACCTTTCGGAAGCACCTTTACATTCTCAGCAGGAATGCAATTTCCGGCGTTTATTGCATTACGTGTAGAGAGCATGTATTCCACTTCTTGGCCTAATTCAAGTGTGTTGCTATTTCCAATGAAGTTACTGTAGTGGAAAAATACTTCTTGATCGTGTTCAACGGTTTCGATGAAACCAAAATTTTCCTACAATAAGAAAGATAAATAGCAATTTGGTGGTTGAGGTTGAGCTATGTTCAAAATATTGCAAGATAATACCTTCAATACTGCAATGAATCCGTGGTGCACTTTCCCCGTTTTGATGTTGCCATTAGTGTAGTTTGATTTCAGAACGGAGGTTCCGTTGGTACGAATTCCATTGGAAAGACATGCTGTTGGCGATTGGGAAATTGGATTTGCAGCACTCAATTGTTGCACTTCAGTAGTAACAGATGGCTGATGcaatgattgttgttgctggatgtGCTGTGTATTCGACGTGATTTCCTGGATACTTGTAGCAATCAACTCTTTGTTACGTTTAACCTAGCAAATTTCAAACCAATTATAAATTTGCTCATCTTTAATGCACGTATTGGCAACCAGTTTACGAACCTGACAAATATTGAACCTTATTTTATCACCCACACGTGGTGGCTTATCACAATCTTTCAAGAAATACATTATagtctttttgttttgaccTTGGCCGTAGGTAATGACGCCGCCTTCTGTGCGTTCCTGGGATTTGATGGGACTTTTGGGTGCTTCTCGAGACACAATGCCTTCGACATTGCCTTCTATCAAAGTTTCAAACTTCACTGTGTCTATGGGCAAGTGTTTAATGCGAATCGCACTCTGGCGATTATTAGCAAAGCTGGAACCCGGATCTTGTATTACCGTAAATTCGACCTCATCGTCAATACAAATTTCGCGGCTCTGCAATTTTTTGTCGTGGATGAGTCCTTGGAAAAAACTAGATAATGTAATGCTATACATACCGTGTCCAATACTTcagtaaaatggaaaaacaatcgaacattACGCTCTACGCAGCGCAAAAATCCAAACCCTTCCTTCAGTGAAGCAACAACGCCTTGCTCACGCTTTTCGCCACTCACTTGGAATGTTTCGTCCAGTAATGAAATAGATGTAGCGCGTTGCAGCTGATCACGGCGATCCGTAGCCAATAAAAACTGAACCCAATCACCGTGACGCAGCGTATAGTCTCCCTTTTGATCCTTATCTCCAAATGAAACTTCCACTTCTGAATGGTCAGCTGCTCTGTATCGTATACGACCCGGAAGAGGATCATTGTTTTGTTGTCTTGCCGGATTGTTGCGATCCAACGGCTTCAAAACTTGTCCCTTGAAAATAGTGGAATCGACGTCCTCGAAGATGACCGAACCGGGAGCCAAACGAGCGATATTGCACGCAACTTCTTTTCCCTAAAAACGTGTATATGTTTTAAAGAATTTATATTTTACTGACTATAAAGTGTTGCTTTCAGATTCTCACATTTCTTGTCTGAATTATAAATTCAACGTCATC
This sequence is a window from Anopheles darlingi chromosome 3, idAnoDarlMG_H_01, whole genome shotgun sequence. Protein-coding genes within it:
- the LOC125955127 gene encoding cold shock domain-containing protein E1, with the protein product MGSQTKPFRSTDAPFMDYIAYGGQRSDVFFNAQTSSQQTGSRPSVNPSNVFPPIGTFSIESTMTTSTQGVFGGGDGLNVLGSSGSSGSIGIFNANAIMSAVPNNMGGNSSNTYSNQTGSVGADANQGTRETGIIEKLLHSYGFIQCCERQARLFFHFSQFGGNIEHLKIGDPVEFEMTYDRRTGKPIASQVSKIAPEVVLSEERVTGTVTTELKSESSTGSSSTSSDTTTGRISYENRGECFFLPYTKDDVEGNVTLRAGDKVSFQIATNQRGNLGACHIRLENPAHPVKYRGVVCSMKDTFGFIERADVVKEIFFHFSEADNTIELRPGDDVEFIIQTRNGKEVACNIARLAPGSVIFEDVDSTIFKGQVLKPLDRNNPARQQNNDPLPGRIRYRAADHSEVEVSFGDKDQKGDYTLRHGDWVQFLLATDRRDQLQRATSISLLDETFQVSGEKREQGVVASLKEGFGFLRCVERNVRLFFHFTEVLDTSREICIDDEVEFTVIQDPGSSFANNRQSAIRIKHLPIDTVKFETLIEGNVEGIVSREAPKSPIKSQERTEGGVITYGQGQNKKTIMYFLKDCDKPPRVGDKIRFNICQVKRNKELIATSIQEITSNTQHIQQQQSLHQPSVTTEVQQLSAANPISQSPTACLSNGIRTNGTSVLKSNYTNGNIKTGKVHHGFIAVLKENFGFIETVEHDQEVFFHYSNFIGNSNTLELGQEVEYMLSTRNAINAGNCIPAENVKVLPKGTIPQAKTLPASFNGSVMRPLRCINPDQVEYCGLVQVKNEHGDYLSTHEFGITSLKNKRDLLQKDDIVTFKIDELNRAMEIAPVRTKKQAKVDSIKGQFGFLDFEVDEGKKLFFHMSEVQGNANLYPGDSVEFSIVTNQRNGKTSACNVNKLVDANGPRPERLISRIKLNSADDSGPRLTVIRAPKGPDGTKGFHSSVRSSRLVGKCLE